Within Deltaproteobacteria bacterium, the genomic segment GAAGCGGAAGGTCGCGAGGTGCTGGGTCTCCGCCGGCTGGGCAAGCGCATCGTCTTCGAACTCCAAGGCGACCTGTTCCTGGTCTTCCACCTGATGATCGCCGGGCGCTTCCGCTGGCGCCCGCGCGGAGCGCGCGTTCCGGGCAAGCTGGGTCTGGCGGCCTTCGACCTCTCCTCGGGCACTCTCGTCCTCACCGAGGCCGCCTCCATGAAACGCGCGTCGCTCCACCTCGTGCGCGGCGCCGCCGGCCTGACGCAACACGACCCCGGCGGCATCGAGGTGCTGGAGTGCGACCTGGACGCGTTCCGGCGCGCGCTCCAGGGCGAGAACCACACCCTCAAGCGCTCCCTCACTGACCCGCGCCTGTTCAGCGGCATCGGCAACGCCTACTCCGACGAAATTCTCCACCGCGCGGGGCTGTCCCCGATGAAGCAGACGCGCCATCTCGACCAGGCTGAGATCGAAACCCTCTTCGCGGCGGTCCGGGAGGTTCTCCAGGAGTGGTGCCGAAGACTCCGCGAGGAGACCGGCGGCGGCTTTCCCGAGAAGGTCACGGCGTTCCGTCCGGGCATGGCCGTGCACGGCCGCTACCGTGAGCCTTGCCCCGTGTGCGGCGCGCGCGTGCAGCGCATCCGTTACGCGGCCAATGAGTGCAACTACTGCGCCCGCTGCCAGACCGGCGGCCGTCTCCTGGCCGACCGCTCCCTGTCACGCCTCATGAAGAGCGACTGGCCGCGCACTCTGGAGGAGCTGGAAGAGATCAGGACGGAGCGGAGTCTCTGAGCAACTCGAGACACTAACGCAGCTTGACCCCCTGCCGCCGCTTCTCCTCCGCCACTTCCCAACCGCCCTGCGCGTACCATTCCACCTGGCGGAACAGTCCGCTGAGGATCTTGACGTCGCGCTCCTCCAGGCCGGCGCGGCCCAGGACGCGGCGCAGTGCGAGCAGGATGTGCTCGGGGTTCTGCGGGTCGAGGAAGCCGACCTTGAGCAACGTGTCCTTCATGCGGTCGAACAGGGCCTCGACCGCTTCCGCGGGCGCGCGCTTGAGGCGCTCATCGCGCGGCGCGCCCAGGGCGGCCGCGACGTAGATTTCGTAGAGGCAGACCATCACCGCTTGCGCCAGATTGAGGGAGGGCTGCTCCGGGTGGCTGGGGATGGTGACGAGGCGCTGGCAGTGCTTGAGGTCGGCGTTGCTGAGGCCGTGGTCCTCGGGGCCGAAGAGGAGGGCGGCGGGTGGGGCGTCCGGGCCGGCCACCGCCGCGACCATGTCCCGGGCCAACTCGCGCGGCAACTCGACGTGGTCGCGGTAGAGTCCCTTGCGGCAGGTGGTGCCC encodes:
- a CDS encoding formamidopyrimidine-DNA glycosylase; protein product: MPELPDVELYIHALRPRVVGETLEKVRLASPFLLRSVDPPIREAEGREVLGLRRLGKRIVFELQGDLFLVFHLMIAGRFRWRPRGARVPGKLGLAAFDLSSGTLVLTEAASMKRASLHLVRGAAGLTQHDPGGIEVLECDLDAFRRALQGENHTLKRSLTDPRLFSGIGNAYSDEILHRAGLSPMKQTRHLDQAEIETLFAAVREVLQEWCRRLREETGGGFPEKVTAFRPGMAVHGRYREPCPVCGARVQRIRYAANECNYCARCQTGGRLLADRSLSRLMKSDWPRTLEELEEIRTERSL
- a CDS encoding RNA methyltransferase; its protein translation is MPDSTVTETLAKIRVVLVRPKGSGNIGSVARAMKNTGLRELALVGGGRTESLSARSMAVHARDILDGARRFGTIREAVADCGLVVGTTCRKGLYRDHVELPRELARDMVAAVAGPDAPPAALLFGPEDHGLSNADLKHCQRLVTIPSHPEQPSLNLAQAVMVCLYEIYVAAALGAPRDERLKRAPAEAVEALFDRMKDTLLKVGFLDPQNPEHILLALRRVLGRAGLEERDVKILSGLFRQVEWYAQGGWEVAEEKRRQGVKLR